One part of the Chloroflexota bacterium genome encodes these proteins:
- a CDS encoding YfhO family protein produces MPQLLNRDQLKAWAAQHWPEIIAALAPILFFWRLVFGGQVLYWALPALQFVPWRVLVNEALREGRLPLWTPSLGMGAPLMANYQSAVFYPPNWLALLLPPEIAISALAVLHLSLAGVGMVRLARRLNLGNFGVAVVGLTFCLSGYSTGRLWFITINNAVAWLPWIVLAASPPPPSPPPLLLVFLQQERGRDGEAGVGARAARLSALIALQLLAGHAQTSFYTLLLATTWLIFHSFSNWRTLLRNSLNFILAVALAVGLAAIQLLPTYELLRQSPRAAAAEYEFVATYSLWPWRLLTFVAPNLFGHPADHNYLGYATYWEDHAYLSLLPLLFASYALATLIRKRHANRATTLQQNSALPVRSVVIFSLTTIVISVTLALGKNTPVFPFFYHFIPGFDLFQAPARMLVWYTFAVSLLAGIGADRWQASARKRYWARLGLAASGATLILSLLAVLMMTGKTAVVIAGGFAGAAVVALGTFLLILAQPAEPKRWQWLVLAFIALDLGLAAVRLNPAIDPFLYHLKPAFSLAQGRLYQFSDDEYRVKFSEFFRFKSFDDIAPDRLRASFLPNLPALDGIASANNFDPLQPERYVNYLEAMELSPRLLDLADVRALVKPMGAVSLREANTARLRLVYDSLTVPNGLAALSAITDPAFDPDAQVVIEPATDERAGLPLDPNRFVATVVLERDGFFVLSDTYYPGWRVFVDGEPQPLLRANYLFRAVAVPAGQHEVVFEYAPLSVTLGLIVSAISILVWVSLWWIGQRKGEAVGQILR; encoded by the coding sequence ATGCCTCAACTCTTGAATCGTGATCAGCTAAAAGCATGGGCGGCACAACACTGGCCGGAGATTATCGCCGCCCTTGCCCCAATTCTCTTCTTCTGGCGGCTGGTCTTCGGCGGGCAAGTGTTGTACTGGGCGTTGCCCGCCCTCCAGTTTGTGCCCTGGCGCGTGTTGGTGAACGAGGCCTTGCGCGAAGGCCGCCTGCCACTGTGGACTCCGTCTCTGGGCATGGGCGCGCCGCTCATGGCGAATTATCAATCCGCAGTTTTCTATCCGCCCAACTGGCTGGCCCTCCTTCTGCCTCCCGAAATTGCCATCAGCGCCCTTGCCGTTCTACACCTTTCGCTGGCAGGTGTAGGCATGGTTCGCCTGGCTCGCCGCCTCAACCTCGGCAACTTTGGCGTCGCCGTCGTCGGCCTCACCTTTTGTCTTTCAGGCTACTCCACCGGGCGATTGTGGTTCATCACCATCAACAATGCTGTTGCCTGGCTCCCCTGGATTGTGCTTGCGGCCTCGCCCCCACCCCCGTCCCCTCCCCCGCTCCTGCTGGTGTTCCTCCAGCAGGAGCGGGGGAGGGATGGCGAAGCCGGGGTGGGGGCGAGGGCGGCGAGGCTCTCTGCTCTCATCGCCCTCCAACTCCTCGCCGGTCACGCCCAAACCTCCTTCTACACCTTGCTCCTCGCCACCACCTGGCTCATCTTCCATTCGTTTAGCAATTGGCGAACCTTGCTTCGCAACAGCCTCAACTTCATCTTGGCCGTGGCGCTGGCCGTCGGTTTGGCCGCCATTCAACTCCTTCCCACTTACGAGCTTTTGCGCCAATCGCCTCGCGCCGCCGCCGCCGAATACGAATTTGTCGCCACCTACTCACTCTGGCCCTGGCGCTTGCTCACCTTCGTCGCCCCAAACCTCTTCGGCCACCCTGCCGATCACAACTATCTTGGCTACGCCACCTACTGGGAAGATCATGCTTACCTGAGTCTTCTGCCATTGCTCTTCGCCAGTTACGCGCTGGCGACTCTTATCCGCAAGCGCCACGCAAATCGGGCAACAACCCTCCAGCAAAACTCCGCGCTCCCCGTGCGCTCTGTGGTGATATTTTCTCTGACAACCATCGTCATCTCCGTCACTCTCGCCCTCGGCAAAAACACGCCCGTCTTCCCGTTCTTCTACCATTTCATTCCTGGCTTCGATCTCTTCCAGGCCCCAGCCCGCATGTTGGTCTGGTACACGTTCGCCGTCAGCCTGCTGGCCGGCATCGGCGCCGACCGCTGGCAGGCCTCAGCCCGCAAACGTTACTGGGCGCGGCTGGGACTGGCGGCCAGCGGCGCGACTCTGATCTTGAGTCTCCTTGCCGTGTTGATGATGACCGGCAAGACCGCCGTCGTCATCGCCGGCGGATTCGCCGGGGCCGCCGTCGTTGCCCTGGGAACCTTTCTCTTAATTCTGGCCCAGCCCGCCGAACCGAAACGCTGGCAATGGCTGGTTCTGGCCTTCATCGCTCTCGACCTCGGCCTGGCCGCCGTTCGCCTCAACCCGGCCATTGATCCTTTTCTGTATCATCTCAAGCCCGCCTTCTCGCTTGCCCAAGGCCGCCTCTACCAATTTTCCGACGACGAGTATCGAGTCAAGTTCAGCGAGTTCTTCCGCTTCAAGTCATTCGACGACATCGCCCCCGACAGGCTCCGCGCCTCCTTTTTGCCCAACCTCCCGGCGCTTGATGGAATCGCTTCGGCCAACAACTTCGACCCGCTCCAGCCTGAACGCTACGTGAACTATCTGGAGGCCATGGAACTCTCGCCGCGCCTGCTCGACCTGGCCGACGTTCGCGCTCTCGTCAAACCGATGGGTGCTGTGTCGCTGCGCGAGGCGAACACAGCCCGCTTGCGCCTGGTCTACGATTCGCTAACCGTTCCAAACGGCTTGGCCGCCCTGAGCGCCATCACTGACCCAGCCTTCGATCCTGACGCACAGGTTGTCATAGAACCGGCGACTGACGAAAGAGCCGGCCTCCCACTCGATCCAAATCGTTTTGTAGCAACCGTCGTCCTTGAGCGCGACGGCTTCTTCGTCCTCTCCGACACCTACTACCCCGGCTGGCGCGTTTTCGTGGACGGCGAGCCGCAACCGCTCTTGCGGGCAAACTACCTGTTCCGGGCCGTTGCCGTGCCTGCCGGTCAGCACGAAGTTGTGTTTGAATACGCACCCCTCTCGGTCACGCTGGGATTGATCGTGAGCGCGATTTCGATCCTTGTTTGGGTTAGTTTGTGGTGGATTGGACAACGTAAGGGCGAAGCAGTCGGGCAAATACTCCGATGA
- a CDS encoding polyprenol monophosphomannose synthase codes for MQTYIIVPTYNEAENLPHLLKEIFALPVDVNVINVDDGSPDCTGDIAEEWAAAHPNRMRVVHRSGKLGLGTAYLAGFRRAFELGAEAVLTMDADFSHNPRYIPAMLARAETADLVIGSRYVPGGDMLYCPWYRKVLSGGANLVAHFALGLEARDTTAGFRLYRRQVLESIDLNGIFSSGYSFLIEMLYLVQRQGWRVAEVPIVYEDRMAGQTKISRAEIMRALYTVLRLSGRRFIMRR; via the coding sequence TTGCAAACCTACATTATCGTTCCAACTTACAATGAAGCTGAAAACTTACCCCATCTGCTCAAAGAGATTTTTGCTCTGCCGGTGGACGTGAACGTCATCAACGTGGACGACGGTTCACCCGACTGCACCGGGGACATCGCCGAAGAATGGGCCGCCGCCCACCCGAATCGAATGAGGGTCGTTCATCGTTCCGGCAAGCTGGGGCTGGGCACGGCCTATCTTGCCGGCTTTCGGCGGGCCTTCGAGCTTGGCGCTGAGGCCGTGCTGACGATGGACGCCGACTTTTCGCACAACCCGCGCTACATCCCGGCCATGCTGGCCCGGGCCGAGACCGCCGATCTTGTCATCGGCTCGCGCTACGTGCCCGGCGGCGACATGCTCTACTGCCCCTGGTATCGCAAAGTCCTGAGCGGCGGCGCGAACCTCGTCGCCCACTTTGCCCTGGGGCTGGAGGCGCGAGACACCACCGCCGGGTTTCGCCTTTACCGGCGGCAGGTGCTGGAATCGATTGACTTGAACGGCATCTTCTCGTCAGGCTACTCGTTCCTGATCGAGATGCTCTATTTGGTTCAACGCCAGGGCTGGCGGGTGGCCGAAGTGCCAATCGTTTACGAAGACCGCATGGCCGGGCAGACCAAAATTTCGCGGGCCGAGATCATGCGGGCGCTGTATACCGTGCTCCGC